A section of the bacterium HR34 genome encodes:
- the rplF gene encoding 50S ribosomal protein L6, with translation MSRIGKKPIKVEEGVDIKLENGKVKVKGPKGELTFDIPPYITVEKKDNEVIVKPIEKFPKRLKNQVKALWGTTRAIINNMVQGVLRGYEKKLQIEGIGYKASVQGKDLILEVGFTHPVKVQCPEGIQFSVEKNIITVSGVDRQKVGQIAAFIRSIKKPDPYKGKGIRYVGEQIRKKLGKKAVGAGA, from the coding sequence ATGAGTAGAATAGGCAAAAAACCAATTAAAGTAGAGGAAGGGGTTGATATTAAATTAGAGAATGGAAAGGTTAAAGTAAAAGGTCCAAAAGGGGAACTAACTTTTGATATTCCACCATATATAACAGTTGAAAAAAAAGATAACGAGGTGATAGTAAAACCTATAGAAAAATTTCCTAAAAGATTGAAAAATCAAGTAAAAGCACTATGGGGAACAACGAGGGCAATAATTAATAATATGGTTCAGGGAGTTTTAAGAGGTTATGAAAAGAAACTACAAATAGAAGGAATAGGTTATAAAGCAAGTGTACAGGGTAAAGATTTGATATTAGAAGTTGGTTTTACTCATCCAGTAAAAGTTCAATGCCCAGAAGGTATACAGTTTTCAGTAGAAAAGAATATAATTACAGTTTCTGGAGTCGACAGGCAAAAAGTTGGTCAAATTGCAGCTTTTATAAGATCAATTAAAAAACCAGACCCATATAAAGGTAAGGGGATAAGATACGTGGGAGAGCAAATTAGAAAGAAATTAGGTAAAAAAGCAGTAGGAGCAGGAGCATAA
- the rpmC gene encoding 50S ribosomal protein L29, with product MKKKEKQALKAKDEKDLIKLLAEKRKKLQELRFSISLGEKVKNIKEISKLKKEIAVILTFINQKRREKENKSN from the coding sequence ATGAAGAAAAAAGAAAAACAAGCCCTAAAAGCAAAAGATGAAAAAGATTTAATAAAGCTGTTGGCTGAGAAAAGGAAAAAGTTGCAAGAATTGAGGTTTTCTATTAGTTTGGGGGAAAAAGTTAAAAACATAAAAGAAATATCAAAATTAAAAAAAGAAATAGCAGTTATCCTTACTTTTATAAATCAAAAAAGAAGAGAGAAAGAGAATAAAAGTAATTAA
- the rplR gene encoding 50S ribosomal protein L18: MNIKEKIEKRKRRIKRVRSKIIGTKERPRLYVFKSNKYVYAGLAIDLEDTSKTLFYISTKDIKNNKKPLEKALELGKIVGEKARQIGIDKVVFDRRGYKYHGIVKNIAEGARQVGLKF, from the coding sequence ATGAATATTAAAGAAAAAATAGAAAAAAGAAAAAGAAGGATCAAGAGAGTAAGATCTAAGATTATTGGAACAAAAGAGAGGCCACGCCTTTATGTTTTTAAATCTAATAAGTATGTATATGCAGGTTTAGCAATTGATTTGGAAGATACATCAAAAACTCTTTTTTATATTTCAACAAAAGATATAAAAAATAATAAAAAACCATTAGAAAAAGCCCTAGAATTAGGTAAAATTGTTGGAGAAAAAGCGAGACAAATAGGAATAGATAAAGTTGTTTTTGATAGAAGAGGTTATAAATACCATGGAATAGTAAAAAATATAGCTGAGGGTGCAAGGCAAGTAGGGTTAAAATTCTAA
- the rplO gene encoding 50S ribosomal protein L15 — protein MQIHQLQRKTKLKKRKRIGRGGKRGTYSGRGAKGQRSRAGRNLQPLVRILIKRYHKLRGYKFNPVREKFIALKLSLINKHFSDGDKITQQVLRDKKLINQNEKAKIVGDSKEIEFNKKLHIIDVPVSSKVKELIKSKGGTVEN, from the coding sequence ATGCAAATTCATCAATTACAACGAAAAACTAAATTAAAGAAAAGGAAAAGAATAGGAAGAGGAGGAAAAAGAGGCACTTATAGCGGAAGAGGTGCTAAAGGGCAACGTTCAAGGGCGGGAAGAAATTTGCAGCCTTTAGTTAGGATTTTAATTAAAAGATATCATAAATTAAGAGGATATAAGTTTAATCCTGTTAGAGAGAAATTTATTGCCTTAAAACTATCTCTTATTAACAAACATTTTAGCGACGGCGATAAAATAACTCAACAGGTTTTAAGAGATAAAAAATTAATAAACCAAAACGAAAAAGCAAAAATAGTCGGTGATTCAAAAGAAATTGAATTTAATAAAAAATTACATATAATAGATGTGCCGGTAAGTTCTAAAGTAAAAGAATTAATAAAAAGCAAAGGAGGCACGGTAGAAAATTAA
- the rpsH gene encoding 30S ribosomal protein S8 — protein MLDLIVDFLNRIRNAQMAQKSVVYIPFSNLKYEIASLLERENFIDKVERRERKGKKFIKIYLKYTENKQPAISGLRRISKQGQRIYAGYDEISKYKKGYGIVVLTTSKGILTDKEARKEKVGGELICEVW, from the coding sequence ATGTTAGATCTAATAGTTGATTTTTTAAACAGAATAAGAAACGCTCAAATGGCACAGAAAAGTGTTGTATATATTCCTTTTTCAAACTTAAAATATGAAATAGCAAGTTTGTTGGAAAGAGAAAACTTTATTGATAAAGTTGAGAGAAGAGAAAGAAAGGGTAAAAAGTTTATAAAAATATATCTTAAATATACAGAAAACAAACAACCTGCAATTTCAGGATTAAGACGTATATCAAAACAAGGGCAAAGAATTTATGCAGGTTATGACGAGATTTCAAAATATAAAAAAGGTTACGGTATTGTTGTGTTAACAACTTCAAAAGGTATTTTAACAGATAAAGAGGCAAGAAAAGAAAAGGTTGGAGGAGAGTTAATTTGTGAAGTTTGGTAA
- the rpsE gene encoding 30S ribosomal protein S5 has protein sequence MAKRNLKQKNNNEEQLESKLIDLARTIRVTGGGKHLSFRAAVVVGDKRGKVGFGIGKSKDTTEAIEKAFKQAKKNMFPVVIKDETIPHKVYAKHDAAEVYLFPQRKGIGIVAGGVVRVICNFAGIKNVSSKIIGRTKNKISNALATIKALKKLKPIVTKENKEDIKNEESAQSN, from the coding sequence ATGGCAAAAAGAAATTTAAAACAAAAAAATAATAACGAAGAACAGTTAGAATCAAAACTTATTGATTTGGCAAGAACGATAAGAGTTACTGGTGGTGGAAAGCATCTAAGTTTTAGAGCTGCTGTAGTTGTTGGTGATAAAAGGGGAAAAGTGGGTTTTGGAATTGGAAAAAGTAAAGATACAACAGAAGCAATAGAAAAGGCATTTAAGCAGGCAAAGAAGAATATGTTTCCTGTCGTTATAAAAGATGAGACAATTCCTCATAAAGTTTACGCAAAGCATGATGCTGCTGAAGTTTATTTATTTCCTCAAAGAAAAGGAATAGGTATTGTAGCAGGTGGTGTTGTGAGAGTTATTTGTAATTTTGCCGGTATTAAAAATGTTTCTTCAAAAATTATTGGAAGGACAAAAAATAAAATTAGCAATGCCTTAGCAACAATTAAAGCACTAAAGAAATTAAAACCGATTGTCACAAAAGAAAACAAAGAAGATATTAAAAACGAAGAGTCAGCGCAAAGTAATTAA
- the rplP gene encoding 50S ribosomal protein L16: MFFPSRVKYRKSQKRPQKGVDRSGTYLAFGSYGLKAMEARWITSKQLETCRRVIIRFLKKGGKLWIRIFPNKPVTKKGNEVPMGGGKGSVDHYVFPVRPNRILFEVDGISEQEAREALRIAASKLPIKTKFVKKEEI; the protein is encoded by the coding sequence ATGTTTTTCCCAAGTAGAGTAAAATATAGAAAATCGCAAAAAAGACCACAAAAAGGAGTAGATAGAAGTGGTACTTATTTAGCTTTTGGGAGTTATGGATTAAAGGCAATGGAAGCAAGGTGGATTACTTCTAAACAATTAGAGACGTGCAGAAGAGTTATAATTAGATTTTTAAAAAAAGGAGGAAAATTATGGATAAGAATCTTTCCAAACAAACCTGTAACCAAAAAAGGGAATGAAGTACCAATGGGAGGAGGTAAAGGTTCTGTAGATCATTATGTTTTTCCTGTTAGACCGAATAGAATATTATTTGAAGTAGATGGCATTTCAGAACAAGAAGCAAGAGAAGCACTTAGAATAGCAGCATCGAAGTTGCCCATTAAAACTAAGTTTGTAAAGAAAGAAGAAATATGA
- the adk gene encoding Adenylate kinase, with the protein MHRPQKREKPFIIILGPPGAGKGTQAELLREKFDFYYLETSRVLEKIIFHPQEEFIEVNGEKFYLEKERENFVKGILLSPPFVSYIIKEKLKEVKKLDMGVVVVGSPRTVYECEELMPFIIDLFGKENIKVVLIDISSKETIFRNSHRRICSLSRHPIIYSEETKDLTICPLDGSVLLRRKGLDDPEVIKTRLKEYRERTLPLLKCIENLGIKISIVNGDDTPSNVFQSLLSVLNLEE; encoded by the coding sequence ATGCATAGACCCCAAAAAAGAGAAAAACCTTTTATAATTATTTTGGGACCCCCTGGCGCTGGAAAAGGCACACAGGCAGAACTTTTAAGAGAAAAGTTTGATTTCTACTACCTTGAAACAAGCAGAGTTTTAGAAAAAATTATTTTCCACCCTCAAGAAGAATTTATAGAGGTAAACGGCGAAAAATTTTATTTGGAAAAAGAAAGAGAAAATTTTGTTAAGGGAATTTTATTATCGCCGCCTTTTGTTTCTTATATAATAAAAGAAAAATTAAAGGAAGTTAAGAAACTTGATATGGGTGTTGTTGTTGTCGGCTCTCCAAGAACTGTTTACGAATGCGAAGAGCTAATGCCGTTTATTATTGACCTTTTTGGAAAAGAAAATATAAAAGTTGTACTCATAGACATATCTTCTAAGGAAACAATATTTAGAAATTCTCACAGAAGAATATGCTCTTTGAGCAGGCATCCAATTATTTATTCTGAAGAAACTAAAGATTTAACAATATGCCCCTTAGATGGTTCAGTTCTTTTGAGAAGAAAAGGTTTAGACGACCCCGAAGTTATAAAAACAAGGCTAAAAGAATATAGAGAAAGAACATTACCTCTATTAAAGTGCATAGAAAATCTTGGAATAAAAATCTCAATTGTTAACGGCGACGATACACCTTCAAATGTGTTTCAATCTCTCTTGAGCGTGTTAAACTTAGAGGAATAA
- the secY gene encoding Protein translocase subunit SecY — protein MTNFFEKISYIFKLPDLRNKILFILLGFLIFRIVANIPAPGINELQLKEFFARFEFFGLLSAFTGGALDNLSIAMLGLGPYITASIIMQLLTMVFPSLEKMYKEEGEVGRKKINQYARFLTVPIAFVQGYGTLMFLQNQRAITFADTESLILSLFTIVAGAVFLMWLGEIISEKGIGNGISLLIFAGIVSALPTNIRSTALSFTDQSQIISYLEFFVMAFAIITLVVYVQEARRNIPVSYARRVRGMKLYGGVATYLPLQLNPAGVIPIIFAFSFLLLPGTLGAILSNFGGFIGFAAERISNIFKDQLVNGVLLFFLIIGFTYFYTAVIFDPKTISNNLQRMGGFIPGIRPGTPTVNYLYYVLNRILFVGGITLGIVALMPSIAGAFTNVHTFGFFIGGTSVIIIVSVIIDLINKINAQLKMREYDTI, from the coding sequence ATGACTAATTTTTTTGAAAAAATATCTTATATTTTCAAGTTACCTGACTTAAGAAATAAAATACTCTTCATTTTATTAGGATTTTTAATTTTTAGAATAGTAGCTAACATACCAGCCCCTGGTATAAACGAATTACAACTCAAAGAATTTTTTGCAAGGTTTGAATTTTTTGGTTTGTTGAGCGCTTTTACAGGTGGAGCCTTGGATAATCTTTCTATCGCAATGTTGGGGTTAGGTCCTTATATTACGGCGAGCATTATAATGCAGCTTTTGACAATGGTTTTTCCAAGTCTTGAAAAAATGTACAAAGAAGAAGGTGAAGTTGGAAGAAAAAAAATAAATCAATACGCAAGGTTTTTAACAGTTCCAATAGCCTTTGTGCAAGGTTATGGGACGTTAATGTTTTTACAAAATCAAAGAGCTATCACTTTTGCCGACACAGAATCTTTGATTTTATCTTTGTTTACAATTGTAGCAGGAGCCGTATTTTTAATGTGGCTTGGTGAAATTATCTCAGAAAAAGGTATTGGAAATGGAATTTCTTTGTTAATTTTTGCCGGAATAGTTTCAGCCCTCCCAACTAATATAAGATCTACTGCGCTTTCTTTCACTGATCAAAGTCAAATAATTTCTTACTTAGAATTTTTTGTGATGGCTTTTGCTATTATAACATTGGTTGTATACGTGCAGGAAGCAAGAAGGAATATACCTGTTTCTTACGCAAGAAGAGTAAGGGGTATGAAACTATATGGAGGAGTTGCAACTTATCTTCCTTTGCAGTTAAATCCAGCTGGTGTTATACCAATTATATTTGCCTTTTCCTTTTTACTTTTACCAGGAACTTTAGGCGCTATTTTATCTAACTTTGGAGGTTTTATAGGTTTTGCAGCCGAAAGAATATCTAATATATTCAAAGACCAACTTGTTAACGGCGTTTTATTATTCTTCTTAATTATTGGTTTTACATATTTTTATACTGCTGTTATTTTTGATCCAAAGACAATTTCAAATAATTTGCAAAGAATGGGTGGATTTATTCCTGGTATAAGACCTGGGACTCCAACAGTAAATTATTTGTATTATGTTTTAAATAGAATTTTATTCGTTGGGGGTATAACTCTTGGTATTGTTGCTTTGATGCCATCTATTGCAGGAGCTTTTACCAACGTACACACATTTGGATTTTTTATAGGAGGAACGTCTGTTATAATTATAGTGTCTGTTATTATTGATTTGATAAACAAAATAAACGCCCAATTAAAAATGAGAGAATACGACACTATATAA
- the lepA gene encoding Elongation factor 4, translated as MEQNSNIRNFCIIAHIDHGKSTLADRFLELTGAVDKSKMVEQYLDSMDLEREKGITIKMQPVTMHYKGYTLNLIDTPGHYDFSYEVSRSLKAVEGAILLVDATKGVQAQTIYNLEMALSANLEIIPAINKIDLPLARIDEVLSQLSDLLGVKEDEVFKISAKTGQGVEKLLEAVIERIPPPSSSQEKRLKALIFDSLYDNYKGVVAFVRVFEGEVKADDKILLFASKEQSQVKEVGIFTPDFKPKDVLRAGEIGYIATGIKDVSKVRVGDTIFTINDINYIKDFNFLKPLEGYKEPLPNVFMGIYPKNPEEFDDLKNAFQKIKLTDWSFHFEAESPNMLGRGFRCGCLGTLHAEIIVERIKREFGLELLLSVPQPVYKYITKDNKEDYIYSPSQWPNLAFIKEILEPWVNLRIIVPSQYASNVYQLMDTLETKEFKDIKNLSSQTLLMEFEVPLREIIYGFYNNLKNCTQGYASMSYENIGYKKANLVKLDVLILGKKEEAFSKIVSAQKAQKEAKNLAQKIKENIPPQLFAVPVQVAIGGKIIARETVKARRKDVTAPLYGGDVTRKMKLLEKQKKGKKEMQKKGRVRIPYENFIRVFTQE; from the coding sequence ATGGAACAAAACTCAAACATTAGAAATTTTTGTATAATAGCCCATATAGACCACGGCAAATCTACTTTAGCCGACAGATTTTTAGAATTAACAGGGGCTGTTGATAAAAGTAAAATGGTAGAGCAGTATCTCGATAGCATGGATCTTGAAAGAGAAAAAGGCATAACCATAAAAATGCAGCCAGTTACTATGCACTATAAAGGATACACTTTAAACTTAATCGACACACCTGGTCACTATGATTTTAGTTATGAGGTTTCAAGATCCCTTAAGGCTGTGGAAGGAGCAATTTTATTGGTCGATGCAACAAAAGGAGTTCAAGCGCAGACAATCTATAATTTAGAAATGGCATTATCCGCCAATTTGGAGATAATACCTGCAATCAACAAAATAGACCTTCCTTTGGCTAGGATAGACGAAGTTTTATCTCAGTTATCGGATTTGTTAGGTGTTAAAGAGGATGAGGTTTTTAAAATTTCTGCTAAAACAGGACAAGGCGTCGAAAAACTTTTAGAAGCTGTAATAGAGAGGATTCCACCGCCTTCCTCTTCCCAAGAGAAAAGATTAAAAGCCTTAATTTTCGATTCTTTGTATGATAACTATAAAGGAGTAGTAGCATTTGTAAGGGTTTTTGAAGGAGAAGTGAAAGCAGACGATAAAATTTTATTGTTTGCCTCAAAAGAACAATCTCAAGTAAAGGAAGTTGGAATTTTTACGCCAGATTTTAAGCCAAAAGATGTATTAAGAGCAGGTGAGATAGGCTATATTGCGACTGGCATAAAAGATGTTTCGAAAGTAAGAGTAGGTGACACAATTTTTACAATAAACGATATTAATTATATTAAAGATTTCAACTTCCTTAAACCTTTAGAGGGTTACAAAGAACCATTGCCAAATGTTTTTATGGGTATTTATCCAAAAAATCCAGAGGAATTTGATGACCTTAAAAACGCTTTTCAAAAAATAAAACTTACTGATTGGTCATTTCATTTTGAGGCAGAATCTCCAAATATGTTAGGTAGAGGTTTTAGATGTGGTTGTTTGGGGACTTTACACGCCGAAATAATAGTTGAAAGAATAAAAAGAGAATTTGGTCTAGAACTTTTACTTTCCGTGCCTCAACCTGTTTACAAATATATAACGAAAGACAACAAAGAAGATTATATTTATTCTCCTTCTCAATGGCCCAATTTGGCTTTTATCAAAGAAATTTTAGAGCCGTGGGTAAACTTAAGAATAATTGTGCCATCCCAATATGCAAGCAATGTATATCAATTAATGGATACCTTAGAGACAAAAGAATTTAAAGACATTAAAAATTTATCATCACAGACTCTTTTAATGGAATTTGAAGTGCCATTAAGAGAAATAATTTATGGTTTTTACAACAATTTGAAAAACTGCACTCAAGGTTATGCTTCAATGAGTTATGAAAATATAGGTTATAAAAAAGCAAATCTTGTAAAATTAGATGTTTTAATTTTAGGCAAAAAAGAAGAAGCGTTTTCAAAAATAGTATCTGCCCAAAAAGCGCAGAAAGAAGCGAAAAATTTAGCTCAAAAAATAAAAGAAAATATTCCTCCTCAATTATTCGCTGTTCCGGTTCAAGTTGCTATAGGAGGTAAAATAATAGCAAGAGAGACAGTAAAAGCAAGAAGAAAAGATGTTACAGCGCCCTTATATGGTGGTGATGTAACAAGAAAAATGAAGTTGTTGGAAAAACAGAAAAAAGGTAAAAAAGAAATGCAAAAGAAAGGAAGAGTAAGAATTCCTTACGAAAACTTCATTAGAGTTTTTACTCAGGAATAA
- the map gene encoding Methionine aminopeptidase gives MQPELKTKKEIEIMREGGKKLARIFDVVKKEIRPGITPWYLEELVEDLIKKEGAKPACKNYKTSEFAESYPCCICACVNEQIVHVVPEKDRVLKEGDIITVDTAIIWQDFYVDKAITFPIGKVDFEVQRFLRVGKKALKLGIKKAKVGNTLGDIGNTIQRFVESQGFTILKEFCGHEIGRTFHGSFNVLNFGKRKKGLPIQEGMTFCIEPIISMGSNEIVPLPKFGYITKDKSLACHFEDTIAIVNGKAQVLTQL, from the coding sequence ATGCAACCAGAATTAAAAACAAAAAAAGAAATAGAAATAATGAGAGAAGGTGGTAAAAAACTAGCCCGCATTTTTGATGTTGTTAAAAAAGAAATAAGACCTGGTATTACACCTTGGTATTTGGAGGAACTTGTGGAAGATTTAATAAAGAAAGAAGGGGCAAAACCTGCTTGTAAAAATTACAAAACATCAGAGTTTGCAGAATCTTATCCTTGTTGTATCTGCGCTTGCGTGAATGAGCAAATTGTTCATGTTGTTCCCGAAAAAGACAGAGTTTTAAAAGAAGGCGACATTATAACAGTAGATACTGCTATAATATGGCAAGATTTCTATGTAGATAAAGCAATAACTTTTCCTATTGGTAAAGTTGATTTTGAAGTTCAAAGATTTTTAAGGGTTGGCAAAAAAGCCTTAAAACTTGGCATTAAAAAAGCAAAAGTTGGCAATACTTTGGGCGATATTGGAAATACAATTCAAAGATTCGTGGAGTCTCAAGGCTTTACTATTTTAAAAGAATTTTGCGGTCATGAAATAGGAAGAACTTTTCATGGCAGTTTTAATGTTTTAAACTTTGGCAAAAGAAAAAAAGGCTTGCCAATACAAGAAGGAATGACTTTTTGCATAGAGCCAATAATAAGTATGGGTTCTAATGAAATAGTTCCTTTGCCAAAATTCGGCTATATCACCAAAGATAAATCACTTGCTTGTCACTTTGAAGATACAATAGCGATTGTAAACGGAAAAGCGCAAGTTTTAACCCAACTTTAA
- the rpsZ gene encoding 30S ribosomal protein S14 type Z produces MPTLAQIVKSKKKPKYSTRIVRRCFRCGRKRGYMRKFGLCRICFREMANEGLIPGVRKSSW; encoded by the coding sequence ATGCCGACATTAGCACAAATAGTAAAATCAAAAAAGAAACCAAAATATTCAACGAGAATTGTAAGGAGGTGTTTTAGATGCGGTAGAAAACGTGGTTATATGAGAAAATTTGGACTTTGCAGAATATGTTTTAGAGAAATGGCAAACGAAGGTTTAATCCCAGGCGTTAGAAAATCTTCATGGTAA
- the rplE gene encoding 50S ribosomal protein L5: MITLTKEKVKEVREQIKRDLSLKNINQAPKLEKIVLNVGFGRMVAGKSSDEQMKIREDILKNLSLIAGQKAVFTKARGAVSAFKIRKGMIIGAKVTLRGNRMYDFFDRFINIVLPRIRDFRGISLNSIDKWGNLTVGIREVIVFPEILPENLKYPFGLEVTLHSTAKDKETGILFFKKLGIPFQEK, encoded by the coding sequence ATGATTACACTAACGAAAGAAAAAGTTAAGGAGGTTAGAGAACAGATAAAAAGAGATTTAAGTTTAAAAAACATTAACCAAGCCCCTAAATTGGAGAAGATAGTTTTGAATGTTGGTTTTGGTAGAATGGTGGCTGGTAAGTCATCAGATGAACAAATGAAAATAAGAGAAGATATATTGAAGAACCTCTCTTTAATTGCTGGACAAAAAGCAGTTTTTACAAAGGCAAGGGGAGCAGTTTCAGCATTCAAGATAAGAAAAGGTATGATAATCGGTGCGAAAGTGACTTTAAGGGGCAATAGAATGTATGATTTTTTTGATAGATTTATAAATATAGTTTTGCCGAGAATAAGAGATTTTAGAGGAATATCACTTAACAGTATTGATAAATGGGGTAATTTAACAGTTGGAATAAGAGAAGTTATAGTTTTTCCAGAAATATTACCAGAAAATTTAAAATATCCCTTTGGTTTAGAAGTTACTTTGCATTCTACGGCCAAAGATAAAGAAACAGGGATACTATTTTTTAAAAAATTAGGAATACCATTTCAAGAAAAATAA
- the rpsC gene encoding 30S ribosomal protein S3, with protein MSHKVHPKIYRVSKTEDWRSRWFATKNFSVLLEQDYKIREFLSEKLKDAAVKDIIIERIPGKLIITIETAKPAFIIGKGGKGLTELKTEIEKLLKLNLKKKKERDYDVEINVKEVIDFWKSAELVSQWMAKQIENRVPFKRVLKQAMAKICENRDVEGVKLMVSGRLDGVEIARTEWIAKGKLPRTTIKSDIDFARNTAFCRYGTVGIKVWIYKGERENV; from the coding sequence ATGTCACATAAAGTTCATCCAAAAATTTATAGAGTTTCAAAAACAGAAGACTGGAGATCGAGGTGGTTTGCTACCAAAAATTTTAGTGTTCTATTAGAGCAGGATTATAAAATTAGAGAATTTTTGTCAGAAAAGTTGAAGGATGCTGCGGTAAAAGATATTATAATAGAAAGAATACCTGGGAAACTAATAATTACAATAGAAACAGCTAAGCCAGCATTTATTATTGGTAAGGGTGGTAAAGGTTTAACAGAATTAAAAACTGAAATAGAAAAACTGTTAAAACTTAATCTTAAAAAGAAAAAAGAAAGAGATTATGATGTTGAAATAAATGTTAAGGAAGTAATAGATTTTTGGAAATCGGCAGAGTTAGTTTCTCAATGGATGGCAAAACAAATAGAAAATAGAGTTCCTTTCAAGAGAGTATTAAAGCAAGCAATGGCGAAGATATGTGAGAATAGAGATGTAGAAGGTGTAAAGCTTATGGTTTCTGGAAGATTAGATGGTGTTGAGATAGCAAGGACAGAGTGGATTGCAAAAGGTAAGCTTCCCAGAACTACAATTAAAAGTGATATTGACTTTGCGAGAAATACGGCTTTCTGTAGGTATGGTACTGTTGGTATAAAAGTTTGGATTTATAAAGGTGAAAGAGAAAATGTTTAA
- the rplX gene encoding 50S ribosomal protein L24, protein MQNKLKIKKGDTVLVICGKDRGKTGKILKCFPKLRKVIVEKVNIKKKHMKPRRQGEKGQIIEFPAPINVSNVKFICPKCSKPTRLGYKVSGRTKKRICKKCKSEV, encoded by the coding sequence ATGCAGAATAAACTTAAGATAAAAAAAGGAGATACTGTATTAGTAATCTGTGGTAAGGATAGAGGTAAAACAGGTAAGATTTTGAAGTGTTTCCCAAAATTAAGGAAAGTTATTGTTGAAAAAGTTAACATCAAAAAGAAGCATATGAAGCCAAGAAGACAAGGAGAAAAAGGTCAAATAATTGAATTTCCAGCCCCCATCAATGTTTCCAACGTAAAATTTATATGTCCTAAATGTTCAAAGCCAACAAGATTAGGATATAAAGTTTCAGGTCGAACAAAAAAAAGAATTTGCAAAAAATGTAAAAGTGAAGTATAA
- the rpsQ gene encoding 30S ribosomal protein S17, with the protein MPKKELIGEVVSTKMQKTLVVKVARVKVHPKYKKRIVVHKKYKAHYEEGNFKEGDKVLIRESRPISKDKKWVVVKKL; encoded by the coding sequence ATGCCAAAAAAAGAATTAATAGGAGAAGTAGTATCAACGAAAATGCAAAAAACACTTGTTGTTAAAGTGGCAAGAGTTAAAGTTCATCCTAAATATAAAAAGAGAATAGTTGTGCATAAAAAATACAAAGCCCATTATGAGGAAGGTAATTTTAAAGAAGGAGACAAGGTTTTAATAAGGGAATCAAGACCTATTTCAAAAGATAAAAAATGGGTAGTTGTTAAAAAATTATAA
- the rplN gene encoding 50S ribosomal protein L14: MIQKGTMLKVADNSGAKLVKCIHIYGGSKRRYAKLGDVINVVVKEAEPRKAVKKHEIIRAVVVRQKKPYRRKDGSYIYFDDNACVLLDGNTTNPKGTRIIGPIAREVREKGFSEVAGLAEDIL; the protein is encoded by the coding sequence ATGATACAAAAAGGAACAATGTTAAAAGTAGCAGATAATTCAGGTGCAAAGTTAGTAAAGTGCATCCATATTTATGGTGGTTCAAAAAGAAGATATGCAAAATTGGGTGATGTTATTAATGTTGTTGTAAAAGAAGCAGAACCTAGAAAGGCAGTAAAAAAGCATGAAATAATAAGAGCCGTTGTTGTAAGGCAAAAAAAACCATATAGAAGAAAAGATGGTTCTTATATTTATTTTGATGATAACGCTTGTGTTCTTTTGGATGGTAATACAACAAATCCAAAAGGGACAAGAATTATTGGCCCAATAGCAAGAGAAGTAAGAGAAAAAGGTTTTAGTGAAGTTGCTGGATTAGCAGAAGATATATTATAA